The genome window CCGGCCTGATCATCCATTACCTGTTGAATGACACGGTCTTGCTGGCCAGCCTGAGTCGCCTGTCGGCGCTGGAGGGCGTAGTGTGTGCCGCCTTGTTCGGCATCGCCTTGCAGCATTACTTTGAATTGCGTACTCGCGCCTTTTCCCCGGCGCTGGCGGAAGCGCGGCTGCAGGCCTTGCAGGCGAGGATACGGCCGCACTTCCTGTTCAACAGCCTGAACGCTGTCCTGTCGCTGATCCGCAGCGAACCGCGCCGTGCCGAAACCACACTGGAAGATATGGCTGACCTGTTTCGCGTGCTGATGCGCGATGCGCGCGATATCACCACCCTGGGCAATGAGGTACGCATCGGCATGCAGTATCTGTCGATTGAAAAAGTGCGCCTCGGTGAACGATTGTTGGTGAAATGGGATACCGATGGTATTTCCGCCGATACCCTGCAAAGGGCACGCACGCCCGCCTTGCTGTTGCAACCCTTGCTGGAAAACGCCGTGCATTACGGTGTGGAGCCGTCGCCGGATAGCGCCCTGATCACAATCAGCATCGCCCGTGTGCGCGACCGTATAGAAATCATGATGACGAATCCGTATCATGCCGATGTGGAATCGACCGGTAACCATATGGCGCTGGATAACATCCGTGAACGCCTGACGCTTTTATACGATATGGAGGCGCAATTGACGACGCAGGTAGTGGATGGGCAATTTGAAGTACGGCTCTATCTTCCTTACCAAAAGGCGGGTGCATGAGGCCGCGCATCCTGATCGTCGATGATGAAGCACCGGCGCGTGCGCGCCTGACTACCTTGCTGTCCGATATTGCGGCCGAGTGTCCGCATGAACTGGTAGGCGAGGCTGCGCAAGCGCAGCAGGCGCTCGACAGCATCGTCGCCCTGGCACCGGACATTGTTTTATTGGATGTGCAAATGCCGGGCATGACCGGCATAGAGCTGGCATCCCATCTGGCGCAGGGCGAGCAGGCTGCGCCCGCCGTAATCTTTGTTACCGCCTACGATGAATATGCACTGAAGGCTTTTGAAGTACACGCACTTGATTATTTGCTCAAGCCGGTACGCGCATCGCGACTCGCCGATGCAATACGACGTGTCGGAAGTTTGCAGGCAGGGACACAGAAAAAAATGATGAGCGAGGTGGCAAATACCCTGCAAAGCGCACGCAAGAATTTTTCGGTACAGGAAAGAGGGCGTTTGCTGTTGGTGCCGGTGGCAGATGTGTTGTACCTGAAAGCCGAAGCAAAGTATGTGACGTTGCGCACGCGCCAACGTGAGTACTTGCTGGAAGCATCGCTATCCGCACTGGAGCAGGAATTCGCCACGCAATTCATACGTGTACATCGCAATGCACTGGTGGCACGCGAAGCCATCATAGGTGTGGAACGCGGCGCGCAAATTGTCGATGCAGACAGCGAAGCGGACAAGGCGCAGGAATCGTGGCAGGTGATCCTGCAGCATATCGATGACCGCCTGCCGATTTCGCGTCGGCAGTGGGCCGGTGTCAAGGCATTGGTACGTTAAATCTTTGACGCATAAAAAAAGGGAAGCAGATTTGCTTCCCTTTTTTATTGGCTGCCTGATACTTGGCCGCTTAGCCGGTGTTGCGCAAGCCGGCAGCGATACCGTTGATTGACAGGTGGATACCGCGACGCACACGATCATCAATCTTGCCATCGCGCATGGCGGCACGGTGACGTTTGATCAGTTCGACCTGCAAGTGATTCAGCGGATCGAGGTAAGCGAAGCGGTTCTTGATCGAGCGAGCCAGCAATGGGTTATTTGCCAGGCGTTCTTTCTTGCCGGTGATCAGGGTGAGGCAGGACGAAGTACGTTCATGCTCGGCCACGATGCGTTTGAAGATGCTGTTGCGCAGTTTGCGGTCAACTACCATTTCCGAATAACGCGAAGCAACCGCCAGGTCGGTCTTCGACAAGACCATGTCCATATTCGACAGCAAGGTGACGAAGAATGGCCATTCCTTGAACATCGCGCGCAGCGTCGCTACGCGTTTGGCCTTGTTCTCGCCTTGTTCCAGCCATTGCTCGATCGCGCTGCCGAAGCCATACCAGCCCGGTAACAACAGACGACATTGACCCCATGAGAAGCCCCAGGGAATCGCGCGCAAGTCTTCGATCCGGCGGGTCGCCTTGCGTGATGCAGGACGTGAGCCGATATTCAGTTCGGCGATTTCTGCAATCGGCGTGGCCGAGAAGAAGTAATCGGTGAAGCCTGGTGTTTCATAGACCAGGTTGCGGTAGCCCTTGTAAGCCAGCTCCGACAACTCGGCCATCACACTTTCGAACTCGGCGAGTTTCTTCGCCGCCTTGCGATCTGCCGGTGGCGGCGTCAGGCTGGCTTCCAGTGTGGCGGCAACCAGCAAGGCCAGGTTGCGGCGGCCGATTTCCGGGTTGGAGAATTTGGACGCAATGATTTCACCTTGTTCGGTCAGGCGGATCTGGCCGTTCACGGTACCCGGTGGCTGCGCCAGGATTGCTTCATAGCTTGGACCGCCGCCGCGACCTACGGTGCCGCCGCGACCGTGGAACAGGCGCAGTTTGACGCCGGCACGGTTGAATACATTCACCAGTTCGGTTTCTGCCTTGTACAGTTCCCAGTTCGAGGTGAGGAAGCCGCCGTCCTTGTTCGAATCCGAATAGCCGAGCATGACTTCCTGCAGGTGGCCTTGCTTGGCGATCAGGCGACGTACTTTCGGGATCGCCATCACTTGTTCCATGATGCTTGCGGCGAGACGCAAATCAGGGATGGTTTCAAACAGCGGGATCACCATCAGTTCGACTTCGCCTACCGATGCGACATCGGTATCAGGACGCAGCAAACCGGTTTCGCGTTGTAGCAGCAGGACTTCCAGCAAGTCGGATACGGTTTCGGTATGCGAGATGATGTAGTTGCGGATGGCACGGGAACCGTAACGCTGGCGGATGTGGTGCGCGGCGCGCAGGATGTTCAGTTCGGAATTGGTTTCGTCCGAGTAATCGATATACGGCGAGTAGAGCAGGCGAGGCTTATCCAGCTCGGTCAGCAGTAATTCAACTTTTTTCTGTTCCGGCAAATCGGCATATGAAGTTTCGACTTCGGCACGTTTGAACAATTCGCTCAATACACGTTCGTGCACGTCCGAGCTTTGACGCATATCCAGCGTCGCCAGGTGGAAGCCGAAAATTTCTGCAGCGCGCAGCAATGGCGCGAGGCGTGGCTTGATCAGTACGGCGCCGTGGCGTTCCTTGAGCGAGTCGACCAGCAATTGCAGGTCGGCCGAGAATTCGACAGCACTTTCATACGGCGCACCCGGGCCAACTTCCTTGCGCAGGATATTGGTGGCGCCATGCGCGCGTGCGGTTGCTGCCAGGCGCGCATAAATGCCGATCAGGGCACGACGATATTGTTCATCGGCACGATGTTCGGAGGTGTCAGGTGATTTGTCTGCCAGGGCCTGTACTTCCGGGCTGACGCCGGCGAGGAAGGTCGAAACCGGCAGTTCTGCACCGAGTGCATGTACTTCTTCCAGGTAGAACTCGAGGATGGTCGTCGATTGGCGTGCCAGCGCGAGTTGCATGGTGTCGCCGTTGACATTCGGATTGCCGTCGCGGTCGCCGCCGATCCAGCTCCCCATCTGTACATAGGAATGCTGGTCGCGGTTCGCATTGGCGCTGCTGGCGCGTTGCGGGAATTGTTCTGCGATTTCGCTTTCGATGTCTTCATACAGCGCCGGCAGTTCGCGCAGGAAGGTGATGCGGTAGTAGGACAAGGCGTTATTGATTTCGTCTTCGACCGACAATTTCGAATAGCGCAGCAGGCGGGTTTGCCACAGGGTGGTGACCAGTGAGCGCAGCAGTTCGGTATTGGCTGCGCGTTCGCGTGCCGTCATCGGCAAGTCGCGGGCGGCCAGCAAGCGGGCGATATCGTGTTCTGCGTCGAGGATGCTCTTGCGCTGTACTTCGGTCGGATGCGCGGTCAGCACCGGGGAGATCAGTGCATCCTTGAAGAATTTGCGTACGGTTGCGCCATTGACGCCTGCATTCGCCAGCTTTTCCAGTGCGAAGGCAACGCTGCCTTCCTGTGGTGCCGAACCAGCCAACAGGTGTGCACGACGGCGACGGTTGTGATGCTGGTCTTCCGCGATATTGGCCAGGTGCGAGAAATAGGAAAACGCGCGCACCACCGAAATGGTTTGTTCGCGGGTCAGCTTCTTCAGTAATTTGTTCAGGTCGGCACCGGCCTGCACATCGGCTTCACGACGGAAACGCACGGCGGTCTGGCGGATGGTTTCCACCACTTCGAATACGGCATCGCCTTCCTGGTCACGCAAGACATCGCCGAGGATACGTCCGAGTAAACGAATATCTTCTTTGAGTGGGGCGTCCTTATTGGTAGCCGGATTTGCAGCCTTGTTCACAGCTTTTTTGGCAGATGGAGAGCTCACGCGAGGCGGGGTTGTCGGTTGTTTTGCCATAGTGGAAAAATACAGTCAGCTTGTTCAGAGTGATAAGGATGGAGTAATGCGGCGTCTTATACGAGGGTACATGCTAAAATTTCAAGGAACTCATGATGCAAAAATCTGCGATGTCATCGATACTGTGATGACATTGAAAGCGTGTCGAACTTGTTGAAAACAAATAAGAATTCAGCAAATTTGCCAGCCCCCTGACAGAAAATCGAAAGAAGCCGTGTTGAAATTTCCACCCCCGAAAAAACTGGTCATTGCCTCGCGCGAAAGTCGCCTGGCCATGTGGCAAGCCGAGCATGTCCGCGAAAAACTAGCCATATTATATCCGCAGTGTTCGATAGAGATTCTCGGGATGACAACTCGGGGTGATCAAATTCTTGATCGGACCCTGTCCAAGGTGGGTGGCAAAGGCTTGTTCGTGAAGGAATTGGAGGTCGCAATCGCCGAGCAGCGTGCCGATCTCGCCGTGCATTCCCTCAAGGATGTGGCGATGACCTTGCCGGACGGATTTGAACTGGCGGCCGTGCTGGAGCGTGAAGATCCGCGCGACGCCTTCGTCTCCAATGAATTCGATACGCTGGAAGCCTTGCCGGCCGGTGCCATCGTCGGCACCAGCAGCCTGCGTCGCCAGGCCCTGATCGCGGCGCGCTATCCGCAATTGGTGATTCGCCCCTTGCGTGGCAACCTCGACCGTCGCCTCGGCAAGCTCGATAACGGCGAATATGCGGCCATCATCCTGGCAGCAGCCGGGCTTAAGCGCCTCGGCCTGACCGCACGCATACGTTCCTACCTGCCGCCGGAGCAAAGCCTGCCGGCCCCGGGGCAGGGTGCGATGGCAATTGAAATCCTCTCCGAGCGCGCCGACCTGAAGGAATGGCTGGCACCGCTGAACCATACCGAAACCGCACTGGCGGTGACGGCAGAGCGCACGGTTTCGCGTAATTTCGGTGGCAGTTGCCAGATTCCACTGGCGGCGTTTGCCACTATCGATGGTGTTAACATGCGTTTGCGCGCCATCATTGCGACGCCGGACGGCTCCAAAATGGCGAGTGCCGACCTCAGTGGTGCGGCGAATGCGCCGGAAGCACTCGGACGCCAGATCGCCGACGCCTTGCAGCAGCAGGATGCGGCAGCGATCCTGGCTTTGTGCAAAACGGATGCGGACGGGGATGTCTGAGTTTGTAGTTATTACACGGCCATTGGCGCAAGCCGATGCGCTGGCACAACGCGTGACGGAACTGGGGCGCAAGGCAGTGATTTTCCCTTTGCTGGAAATCCTACCGCTGGATGATCAGCAGTCATTGCGCCAGGCTTTGCGCGAGCTCGACCAATATGCGCTGATCGCCTTTGTCAGCCCGAATGCCATCGATGCCGCCTTCAACGCGCGGCCCGACTGGCCCTGGCAGATCCCGCTGGCAGTCGTGGGTGAGGGTAGCCGCATGGCTTTGCTCAGGCATGGCGCGACCACCGGCAACAGCACCATCATCAGCCCGACCGATCTGGAGCGCACCGATAGCCAGACCCTGCTGGCCGAACTTGACCTGCCGGTTTTGCGCGGCAAGCAGGTTTTGATCATACGTGGCGAGACCGGACGCGAATTATTGGGCGATACCTTGCGCGCCGCAGGCGTAGGCGTGACGCCGCTTGCAGCGTATCGGCGGGTAGCGCCGGAATTGAATAATGCAAGACGTGGCGAACTGAAACGTTTATTAAGTTGTCAGAATGACTGGATCGTGACCAGCTCCGAAGGTTTGCGTTTCCTGACGGAGATGGTTGCACAACTTGATGAAGCAGGGAGCGTCGCAAAAATGCAACAACAAAGAATTATCGTATCCCACGTTCGCATCGCAGAAACCGCGCAGTTGCTGGGTTTCTCCAATATTACGCTAACCAGATCAGGCGACGACGGGCTGTTAGCCGCGTTACAATCTTGCTCATGAACGATATGCCAACATCTCCCGAATCTACGCCGCCGCCAGCTCCTGCTGCGGCTCCATCCCATGGTTTGCCGCCGAATCCGCCGCCATCAAACAAGAATAGCGGTGCGGGTAAACAGGGCCTGGTCTATGTGGCCCTGGTCGCCCTCGCTGCTCTGGTAGGTGTGCAGTGGTGGATGTCGCACAAGGAATTGTCCACGGTGCGGACTGAAGTGGCGCGCCGTATCCAGAGTGGTGATGCGATCAATACCGAAACCAAGGTCATTGTGAAGTCGGCACAGGAAACCATCACCGAGCTGCAAGCCAAGGTGAATGTGCTGGAAGGTAAACAGGTTGAAGCGCAAAGCCAGCAACTGGCACTGGAACAGTTGTATCAGGATCTGTTCAAGAAGCGTGAAGACTGGGCGCTGGCAGAAATCGAGCAAGTATTGTCGACCGCCAGCCAGCAGTTGCAACTGGCGGGGAATGTACAAGGTGCATTGATCGCCTTGCAAAATGCCGATGCACGCCTGTCGCGTGCCGACACGCCGCAATTCGTCAATGTGCGTCGTGCCATCGGTCACGATATCGCACGCCTGAAAGCCTTGCCCAGCCTGGACCTGACCGGCATCGCGCTGCGTCTGGACAGCGTCATCGGCCAGATCGATACCATGCCTTTGCTGTCGGATGAAAAACCGGCGCTGCCAGCCAGCGAACCGAAAAATCGTCCGGTACCTGCCAAGCCTGCGGCAAAAAATGCCAAGGCTGCACCTGCTCCCGAACCGGCCGCGAATGACTGGTGGCCTGTGGCCAAAGCCAAGTGGGAAAGCCTGAGCAATGAAATGTGGGGCGATATCCAGCAATTGATACGGGTGCGCAGTGTCGATACTTCGGATGCCTTGTTGTTGTCGCCGACCCAGGCTTATTACGCACGTGAAAACCTCAAGCTGCGCTTGCTCAATGCACGCCTGGCTTTGTTGTCGCGCAATGAAGTCGCATTCCGCAGCGATATGATCGCGTCGCAGGATGCCATCAGCAAATACTTCGATACGCGTGCCAAACAAACACAAACTGTGCAGGCGCTTTTGAAGCAAGTGCAGTCGAGCAATCTGGCAATTGAGATGCCGACCCTGGCCGAAAGCCTGAATGCAGTCCGTAACTACAAAGCGAAGCCTTGATGCCGGCTTCCGGCTGCAAGCTTCGCTTTAAAACCACAATGATTGCCTACCGTTTTTAATATGCGCATATTCCTCTGGCTCCTCGTCCTGTTTGCCACTGCCATCGGACTGGCGGTGGTGGCACGCTTCAACGCCGGTAACGTGGTGTTCTTCTACCCGCCATACCGGGTTGACCTGTCGCTGAATTTCTTTATCCTGCTGTCAGTCCTGCTGTTCTTCCTGATCTATGCAGTACTCAAAACAGTACGCGTGGCGCAAAAAATGCCGGGCAAGGTCGCCGCCTATCGTCGCGACAAACAGGAACGCAAAGGCAACCAGGCTTTGCGTGAATCACTGAAAGCCTACTTTGAAGGTCGCTTCGGCCATGCCGAAAAAGCCGCGATGCGCGCGTCGGATTCGTCGGATAACTCGGGCCTGGCCGCATTGATCGCCGCACGTGCGGCGCATCGGATGCAACAAACCGAACGCCGCGATACCTGGCTGGCGACAGTGGAAGAAGACCAGTCACTGAAAACCGCACGCCTGATGACGGCGATCGAATTGCTGGTCGATGAACGTCAGCCGGAACTGGCGCTGGACGTGGTCAAGGAATTGAATGCAAACGGTACGCGCCACATCCATGCCTTGCGCATGGCGCTGAAGGCGAATCAACGTGCCAACAACTGGCCGGAAGTCTTGCGCCTGGTGCGCACGCTGGACAAGAACAATGCATTGCATCCGGCCTTGTCGAGCCGTTTGCGCGAACTGGCGTATCAGGATTTGCTGAAGAATCCGTCCAACGATGCTGAATCCCTGCGCAATATCTGGTGGGCCATCCCGGCCGAAGACCGCGTCAAGGCCTATGTCGCGATCCACGGCGCGAATGCTTTCAACCAGCGCGGCTTGCATGATGATGCGCGTGCAATTATTGAAAAATCAATGGCCGTTGAATGGGACGAGCGTTTGTTGCGTCCTTATCGTGCCTCGGCTGCAGGCGAGGGTTCACCGGCCTTGCTGGCGCAGATCGAGCGTTGCGAAGAGTGGGGTAAAACCCATCCGACCGATCCTGAACTGGCGTTGACGCTGGGTACTTTGTGCCTGCGCCAAAACCTGTGGGGCAAGGCCCAGCGTCATCTGGAACAAGCGTTGTCAGATGCAAACGGTGCGCGCATGTTGCAGGAAGTACATTTGAAACTGGCGCAATTGCATGAAGCGCTGGGTCATGAAGCAGAGGCTGCGTCGCACTACCGTCAATGTGCGGTGGCGACCATCCTGTAAGACTGCTGTAATGGCAGGTGTGTAGCTTCACACCTGCCGGTATCGCCACCAGGCAATATTTCCTGCCATTTCATCCGTAATACCCCAGCAAGAAAAATGCTGAAAGCCGCTATAATTCAGGGTTTGCAGCACTGTTCCCCACTTTTGAGAAAACAAATATGAGTCTGAATCACGTCCCAGCCGGCAAAGATCTGCCGAACGACTTCAACGTCATTATCGAAATCCCAATGAACGCCGATCCGGTCAAGTATGAAGTTGACAAGGAGTCGGGCGCAATGTTTGTCGATCGCTTCATGAGCACCGCGATGCACTATCCGTGCAACTACGGCTACATTCCACAAACCTTGTCGGACGATGGTGACCCGGTTGACGTATTGGTGATCACACCATTCCCGCTGTACCCGGGCGTAGTCGTACGTTGCCGCGCAATCGGCATGCTGAAAATGACGGACGAAGCTGGCGGCGATGCAAAATTGCTGGCAGTACCTATCGACAAAATCCTGCCTATCTACAGCCACTGGCAAAAACCGGAAGACATCAACGACCTGCGTTTGCAGCAGATCCAGCACTTCTTTGAACACTACAAAGATCTGGAAAAAGGCAAATGGGTGAAGGTTGATGGTTGGGTTGGTCCGGATGAAGCTAAAGCCGAAATCTTGTCTGGCGTTGAGGCTTACAAGAAAAGCGCCGGCAAATAATTGTTGGCATGCTTGAAAAAAAGCGCACTGTGAAGTGCGCTTTTTTTATGGCTCAACGGATCATGCGATAAGCGACTGCGGCTCAAATAATCCCGCGCCGCTCCAGCCATTTTTGTCCGAACTGATTAAACGCCAAGCCTCCCAACACCAGCCCACAAGCTGCCAGCTTCCACCACTGCAGAGCCTCATCCAATATCAAAGCTGCACACGCCATCCCAATGATAGGAACCAGCAAGGTAAATGGCGCAACCGTGGCCGCTGGATACTTGCGCATCAATACCGCCCATGCGCCAAAGGCAAACATCGTATTCGGATACGCCTGATACAAAACGGTGGCAAAGGCACGCCAGTTCATATTGTGTGCAGCCGTCACCCAACCTTCGGTACCTTCCATCAACAGCGATGCAATCAGCAGCGGCGGCAGCGAGATCAGTGAACCCCAGATCATCAGTGCTAGCGGATTCACTTTGCCTATCTTCTTGGTGACGATATTGCCAGTGGCCCAACACATACTGGCGATGATGACCAGCATGAAGCCTATCAGTGTCGCCTTGCTTTCCAGTTTGTAAGCCACCAGCGCCATCCCGCAAAAGGCGATGAGGGCTCCTGTCAGTTGCGTGATGCGTGGGCGTTCACCGACGAACAGGATGGCCAATGCGATCGTGAAGAACACTTGCAACTGCATTACCAGCGAAGCCAGGCCGGAGCTCAGGCCCAGATGCATGCCGGTGAACAGGAAGGTGAATTGCAGCGCGAACTGGAACAGGCCGAAGGCGCACAACAGATGCCATGGAATCGCCGGTCGCTTGATGAAGAAGGCCATCGGCAAGGCAGCGAAGGCGAAGCGTAGTACGGTGAGTGCAATCGGTGACAGGTCTTGCAAACCGATCTTGATGACAACAAAGTTGAGGCCCCAGATGCTGACAATCGCAAGTGCAAGCAGGATATCGGTGGGACTCATGAGAAATGCAGCTTTTCAAACATGAGATTTTAATACGATTCGGTTTTGCGGGTTTTACCCGCCCGCGCCTTTAGCCGCGCCAGATGGAATAGGCCGCGATCAGCAAGGCGACGATGCCGCCGCATACAGGCCAGAACAGGCGTGATTGCCGCAGCGGCAATGCTTCATTGATGGGTTCTATATCTTCCAGCTTGGCTTTGCGACCGTGGTCGCGCCGGGTGCGCGCCAGGAAGCGCTTGATGTCGAGCGCCATTTCCTCAGCTGTCTGGTAACGCTTGTCGACTTTCTTGCTCATCGCCTTCATGACGATTTTTGACAATGCCAGGGGTACACCGGCTTCCACCGCATGCGGTTCGGCTGCCGCTTTGAACGAAATCTGGTGCAGCAGCTTGTCGGTATCGTCTGCCTGGAAGGGTTTGCGGAAGGCCAGCATTTCATACATCACCGCACCCAGCGAATAGATATCGGTGCGGGCGTCGACTGCATGTCCCATTGCCTGTTCCGGCGACATGTAGTTCGGCGTGCCGAGCAGGTTGTCATGGAACAGGGTGTAAGGTTCCTCTGCCTTGTGCATTTGGTCGCTAACCCGGTTCGGTGCGCGTGCGATACCGAAATCAACCACTTTCGGTTGCAGGTCCGCGCTGAGGAAGATATTGGCCGGTTTGATATCGCGATGCACGACGCCGTTCTTGTGCGCGTGTTCGAGCGCATCGGCGATTTTCCAGCTGATGGAAGCAACTTCGCCGGGCGTGAAGCGATGGCCGCCATCCAGCATTTTGTTGAGTTCGCGCCCCTGCAAATATTCCATTGCAATATAGGTCGCATCGCCTTCACTCGATGCCTCGTAAATCGTGACGATGTTGGAATGCGCGAGGCGTCCGGCGGCGCGCGCTTCATTGATGAAGTGTTGTTCGTGTTGCTTCTTCTCTACCAGGGACAGGCGGCTGCGGAAGGTTTTGATCGCCACATCGCGGTCTATGATGGGGTCGTGCGCCAGGTAAACCACGCCGATGGAGCCGCGTCCGAGCTCGTGTTTGATCGCAAAACGACCTATGCGTATCAGTCTGGTTTGGGTGCTGCCGTTAGGAAGAGTGGAGCTGGATGTCATCGTGTAAGCAGCATGCCCTGCGCCGCCACTGGTGACAAGTGTTGACTTGTTAATAGTTGCTATAAATCAACAATATTTAACGTTTAAACGGATTTCTTTCATTCAGCTCATCGATATAGGAATCTATGCCGCCGCTTTCGCGCTTGAGGAATTCTTCGATTGCATCTGAAAACGCCGGATGTGCGAGCCAGTGCGCGGACCAGGTTTTTTGCGGCAGGAAGCCGCGCGCCATTTTGTGTTCGCCCTGCGCACCGCCTTCGAAGCAGGCCATTTTCGCGGCGATACAGAATTCCAGCGGCTGGTAGTAAGCCGTTTCAAAGTGCAGGCAGTCGATATGCTGGACCGCGCCCCAGTAGCGCCCGTACACGGTTTGTTCATCGTGGATCAGCAGCGATGACGCGACCGGCACGCCGTCCCTCTCCGCCACGATCAGCAGTATGTTGTGCGGCATGCCGGCGCCTATGCGCTGGAAGAAATCCAGGTTCAGGTAAGGCGTCGAATGATGCATTGCATAGGTGCGGTCATAGCAACGCTTGAAAAACACCCAGTCTTCAGCGCTCGCATCGTGGCCGGAAATATGACGGAAGCTGACGCCGGCTTCCTGCACTTTGCGTCGCTCGGCACGGATGTTCTTGCGCTTCTTGCGCTCCAGCGTTGCCAGGAATTCCTCGAAATTGCGGTACCCGACATTGAGCCAGTGGAATTGCACGCCACTGCGCAACATAAAACCGGCTTCCCGTAACTGCTCCGCCTGTTCGGCCTGGGGGTAGAGGATGTGGGTGGAGGAAAAGGAATTGTTTTCCTGCACATTGATGATCGCTGCAATCAGGGCGGCCCGTGCTTCGGCATCGCGTGCCAGCAGGCGGCTGCCGGTGACGGGTGTAAATGGAATGGCCGACAGCAGCTTTGGATAGTATTGCAGGCCGTTACGCTCATAGGCGTCGGCCCAGGCCCAGTCGAAGACATATTCACCGTAGGAATGGCCTTTGGCGTACAGGGGCAGGGCGGCGGCCAGTTCCTCGCCGCGCCAAAGCGTCAGGAACTGTGGCTGCCAGCCGCTTTTGACCGAGGCCGAGCCGCTTTCATGGAGTGCGTCGAGGAAGGCGTAAGAGAGGAAGGGATTGGCTTCGTCCTGCAGTTGTACCAGTGCATCCCATGCGTTTTGGCCTATTTCTGACAAAGAAGAAACGATACGCGTGCGATAATTAACAGGTTCACTCAATTTGATTCAACTTTATTCTAGCGTTTAGTTGCTTCAGCTTTC of Janthinobacterium sp. Marseille contains these proteins:
- a CDS encoding histidine kinase, which translates into the protein MVRSLLCVNGVVLVVMLINAGSIQTGLLAFGEASMLLELACLTSLFALCGLRRLVRSIPPWGQRLACALVPGAITGLIIHYLLNDTVLLASLSRLSALEGVVCAALFGIALQHYFELRTRAFSPALAEARLQALQARIRPHFLFNSLNAVLSLIRSEPRRAETTLEDMADLFRVLMRDARDITTLGNEVRIGMQYLSIEKVRLGERLLVKWDTDGISADTLQRARTPALLLQPLLENAVHYGVEPSPDSALITISIARVRDRIEIMMTNPYHADVESTGNHMALDNIRERLTLLYDMEAQLTTQVVDGQFEVRLYLPYQKAGA
- a CDS encoding uroporphyrinogen-III synthase translates to MSEFVVITRPLAQADALAQRVTELGRKAVIFPLLEILPLDDQQSLRQALRELDQYALIAFVSPNAIDAAFNARPDWPWQIPLAVVGEGSRMALLRHGATTGNSTIISPTDLERTDSQTLLAELDLPVLRGKQVLIIRGETGRELLGDTLRAAGVGVTPLAAYRRVAPELNNARRGELKRLLSCQNDWIVTSSEGLRFLTEMVAQLDEAGSVAKMQQQRIIVSHVRIAETAQLLGFSNITLTRSGDDGLLAALQSCS
- the ppc gene encoding phosphoenolpyruvate carboxylase; amino-acid sequence: MAKQPTTPPRVSSPSAKKAVNKAANPATNKDAPLKEDIRLLGRILGDVLRDQEGDAVFEVVETIRQTAVRFRREADVQAGADLNKLLKKLTREQTISVVRAFSYFSHLANIAEDQHHNRRRRAHLLAGSAPQEGSVAFALEKLANAGVNGATVRKFFKDALISPVLTAHPTEVQRKSILDAEHDIARLLAARDLPMTARERAANTELLRSLVTTLWQTRLLRYSKLSVEDEINNALSYYRITFLRELPALYEDIESEIAEQFPQRASSANANRDQHSYVQMGSWIGGDRDGNPNVNGDTMQLALARQSTTILEFYLEEVHALGAELPVSTFLAGVSPEVQALADKSPDTSEHRADEQYRRALIGIYARLAATARAHGATNILRKEVGPGAPYESAVEFSADLQLLVDSLKERHGAVLIKPRLAPLLRAAEIFGFHLATLDMRQSSDVHERVLSELFKRAEVETSYADLPEQKKVELLLTELDKPRLLYSPYIDYSDETNSELNILRAAHHIRQRYGSRAIRNYIISHTETVSDLLEVLLLQRETGLLRPDTDVASVGEVELMVIPLFETIPDLRLAASIMEQVMAIPKVRRLIAKQGHLQEVMLGYSDSNKDGGFLTSNWELYKAETELVNVFNRAGVKLRLFHGRGGTVGRGGGPSYEAILAQPPGTVNGQIRLTEQGEIIASKFSNPEIGRRNLALLVAATLEASLTPPPADRKAAKKLAEFESVMAELSELAYKGYRNLVYETPGFTDYFFSATPIAEIAELNIGSRPASRKATRRIEDLRAIPWGFSWGQCRLLLPGWYGFGSAIEQWLEQGENKAKRVATLRAMFKEWPFFVTLLSNMDMVLSKTDLAVASRYSEMVVDRKLRNSIFKRIVAEHERTSSCLTLITGKKERLANNPLLARSIKNRFAYLDPLNHLQVELIKRHRAAMRDGKIDDRVRRGIHLSINGIAAGLRNTG
- the hemC gene encoding hydroxymethylbilane synthase, translated to MKFPPPKKLVIASRESRLAMWQAEHVREKLAILYPQCSIEILGMTTRGDQILDRTLSKVGGKGLFVKELEVAIAEQRADLAVHSLKDVAMTLPDGFELAAVLEREDPRDAFVSNEFDTLEALPAGAIVGTSSLRRQALIAARYPQLVIRPLRGNLDRRLGKLDNGEYAAIILAAAGLKRLGLTARIRSYLPPEQSLPAPGQGAMAIEILSERADLKEWLAPLNHTETALAVTAERTVSRNFGGSCQIPLAAFATIDGVNMRLRAIIATPDGSKMASADLSGAANAPEALGRQIADALQQQDAAAILALCKTDADGDV
- a CDS encoding LytTR family DNA-binding domain-containing protein, which encodes MRPRILIVDDEAPARARLTTLLSDIAAECPHELVGEAAQAQQALDSIVALAPDIVLLDVQMPGMTGIELASHLAQGEQAAPAVIFVTAYDEYALKAFEVHALDYLLKPVRASRLADAIRRVGSLQAGTQKKMMSEVANTLQSARKNFSVQERGRLLLVPVADVLYLKAEAKYVTLRTRQREYLLEASLSALEQEFATQFIRVHRNALVAREAIIGVERGAQIVDADSEADKAQESWQVILQHIDDRLPISRRQWAGVKALVR
- a CDS encoding uroporphyrinogen-III C-methyltransferase — its product is MNDMPTSPESTPPPAPAAAPSHGLPPNPPPSNKNSGAGKQGLVYVALVALAALVGVQWWMSHKELSTVRTEVARRIQSGDAINTETKVIVKSAQETITELQAKVNVLEGKQVEAQSQQLALEQLYQDLFKKREDWALAEIEQVLSTASQQLQLAGNVQGALIALQNADARLSRADTPQFVNVRRAIGHDIARLKALPSLDLTGIALRLDSVIGQIDTMPLLSDEKPALPASEPKNRPVPAKPAAKNAKAAPAPEPAANDWWPVAKAKWESLSNEMWGDIQQLIRVRSVDTSDALLLSPTQAYYARENLKLRLLNARLALLSRNEVAFRSDMIASQDAISKYFDTRAKQTQTVQALLKQVQSSNLAIEMPTLAESLNAVRNYKAKP